One part of the Herbiconiux aconitum genome encodes these proteins:
- a CDS encoding 8-oxoguanine deaminase, with product MSSDQRIVIENAYIATIDIAGTEYDSGHVVVDGREIVAVGAGRSPEWARAGQAPPGVAAVAATASSTRSVTRIDGAGHLLTPGLINTHHHLYQWLTRGIAQDSILFDWLTTLYPTWSKITAGTVHAGALGGMAVGALSGCSTMGDHHYVFPRGAGDILGGIVEAAGTLGVRLHGTRGSMDLGASQGGLPPDFAVETTADALQASADAVARFHDPSREAMVKIAIAPCSPFSVTSDLLREAAVLARSLDVRLHTHGSETVEEDAYCLERFGRTPTEYLDELGWLGDDVWMAHCVHLDENAIARFAATGTGVAHCPSSNARLAAGIAPIPQLLAAGVPVGLGVDGSASNESGQLGTEIRMSVLVNRLRAGADGMSGRSGLYLATMGGARVLGRDRELGSIEVGKLADLALWKVDGVEHAGIVDPVAALTLGAQPPLALLLVDGREVVRDGALVRASEADVARRVTTAVGELLGR from the coding sequence GTGAGTTCTGATCAGCGCATCGTCATCGAGAACGCCTACATCGCCACCATTGACATAGCCGGAACGGAATACGACTCCGGGCACGTCGTTGTCGACGGCCGGGAGATCGTCGCCGTCGGGGCGGGACGGTCGCCGGAGTGGGCGCGTGCGGGTCAGGCGCCGCCCGGCGTCGCCGCGGTGGCCGCGACAGCGTCGTCCACCCGCTCGGTCACTCGCATCGACGGAGCCGGGCATCTCCTCACGCCAGGCCTCATCAACACCCACCATCACCTCTACCAGTGGCTGACTCGCGGGATCGCGCAGGATTCGATCCTCTTCGACTGGCTCACGACCCTCTACCCCACGTGGTCGAAGATCACCGCCGGCACGGTGCACGCCGGAGCCCTCGGCGGCATGGCCGTGGGGGCGCTCTCGGGTTGCTCGACGATGGGCGATCACCACTACGTGTTCCCGCGAGGAGCCGGAGACATCCTCGGCGGCATCGTCGAGGCGGCGGGAACGCTCGGCGTGCGACTCCACGGAACGCGGGGCTCGATGGATCTCGGCGCGTCTCAGGGCGGGCTCCCACCCGACTTCGCTGTGGAGACCACCGCCGACGCTCTGCAGGCGAGTGCGGATGCGGTCGCCCGGTTCCATGACCCCTCGCGGGAGGCGATGGTCAAGATCGCCATCGCTCCGTGCTCGCCGTTCTCGGTGACCTCGGATCTGCTCCGCGAAGCCGCCGTGCTGGCTCGATCACTCGATGTGCGGTTGCACACGCACGGCTCGGAGACGGTGGAGGAAGACGCCTATTGCCTCGAGCGTTTCGGCCGCACGCCGACGGAGTACCTCGACGAACTCGGCTGGCTCGGCGACGACGTCTGGATGGCGCATTGCGTGCACCTCGATGAGAACGCGATCGCGCGATTCGCCGCGACCGGCACGGGTGTCGCGCACTGTCCCTCCTCGAATGCGCGACTCGCGGCGGGCATCGCACCGATCCCGCAGCTTCTCGCGGCGGGTGTGCCGGTCGGACTCGGGGTCGACGGCTCGGCGTCGAACGAATCCGGCCAGCTCGGAACCGAGATCCGGATGTCGGTGCTCGTCAATCGGCTGCGTGCCGGTGCCGACGGGATGAGCGGCCGCTCGGGCCTCTACCTCGCGACGATGGGCGGCGCGCGCGTGCTCGGCCGGGATCGGGAGCTCGGGTCGATCGAAGTCGGCAAGCTGGCCGACCTGGCGCTCTGGAAGGTCGACGGCGTCGAGCACGCGGGCATCGTCGATCCGGTCGCCGCGTTGACGCTGGGGGCGCAGCCGCCCCTGGCTCTGTTGCTCGTCGACGGTCGCGAGGTCGTGCGCGACGGAGCGCTGGTGCGCGCTTCCGAGGCGGATGTGGCGCGTCGTGTGACGACGGCGGTGGGGGAGCTGCTCGGTCGGTGA
- a CDS encoding XdhC family protein has translation MLELASALLSTLTAGNRLAVATVIGVDGSAPRALGTSMAVDDEGRVIGSISGGCVEGAVYEACGRVLASGEAEVCEFGFTDADAFAVGLACGGRLRVFVQEIGLPGARNALPDAVRSELERARDRHPAGLALVGAGDAVEVLAARSDAVASGARAQVVAELGAAVQAGRSVRRRIECDGETVDVVFLVSAPPPRMIIFGAVDFSVALSNAAAALGYRVTVCDARPVFATPERFPAAEVVNQWPSDYLAQTPVDERTALCILTHDDKFDIPLLEVALSLPVAYVGAMGSRATHDRRVRALLDRGLDRAALAALHSPIGLDIGASSPEETAVSILSEILAVRTGRTGASLGSTEGPIHRSSAVEAVSEF, from the coding sequence ATGCTCGAACTCGCCTCTGCCCTGCTGTCCACGTTGACCGCCGGGAATCGACTCGCCGTCGCCACGGTGATCGGCGTCGACGGCAGTGCTCCGCGCGCGCTCGGCACCTCGATGGCGGTCGACGACGAGGGTCGGGTGATCGGCAGCATCTCGGGCGGCTGTGTCGAAGGTGCGGTGTACGAGGCCTGCGGGCGGGTGCTCGCCTCCGGCGAAGCCGAGGTCTGCGAGTTCGGGTTCACCGACGCCGACGCCTTCGCGGTAGGGCTCGCGTGCGGTGGCCGCTTGCGCGTCTTCGTGCAGGAGATCGGGCTTCCGGGTGCGCGCAACGCGCTCCCCGATGCGGTTCGCAGCGAGCTCGAGCGGGCCCGCGACCGCCACCCGGCCGGGTTGGCCCTGGTCGGGGCGGGAGATGCGGTGGAGGTGCTGGCCGCGCGCAGCGATGCCGTCGCATCCGGTGCTCGCGCCCAGGTGGTGGCGGAGCTGGGCGCTGCTGTCCAGGCCGGTCGTTCGGTGCGGCGCCGCATCGAGTGCGACGGCGAGACCGTCGACGTCGTGTTCCTCGTGAGTGCACCGCCGCCCCGCATGATCATCTTCGGCGCGGTCGACTTCTCGGTCGCCCTGTCGAATGCCGCTGCGGCGCTCGGCTACCGCGTCACCGTCTGCGACGCCCGACCCGTCTTCGCCACGCCCGAGCGCTTTCCCGCGGCCGAGGTGGTCAACCAGTGGCCCTCCGACTACTTGGCGCAGACCCCGGTCGACGAGCGCACGGCACTGTGCATCCTCACCCACGACGACAAGTTCGACATCCCGCTGCTCGAAGTGGCTCTCTCGCTTCCCGTCGCCTACGTCGGGGCGATGGGATCCCGCGCGACGCACGACCGGCGGGTTCGCGCGCTGCTCGACCGTGGCCTGGACCGGGCGGCGCTGGCGGCGCTGCACTCGCCGATCGGGCTCGACATCGGCGCCTCCTCGCCGGAGGAGACAGCCGTCTCGATCCTCTCGGAGATCCTCGCCGTGCGCACCGGGCGCACCGGCGCTTCGCTCGGGTCCACGGAGGGACCCATCCACCGTTCGAGTGCCGTGGAGGCCGTGAGTGAGTTCTGA
- a CDS encoding ABC transporter ATP-binding protein, translating to MTIAPPPVAPATTTDQLLHFDDVAMTFPNGTTALSGVSLTVNRGEFVTVVGPSGCGKSTLLRIASGLTPATEGVTQVDTSRIGYVFQDATLLPWRDVQSNVELLAELNGIPKKQRAATAKEAIDLVGLTGFEKHLPKTLSGGMKMRTSLARSLTLKPELFLFDEPFGALDEITRERLNDELIRLFTEQQFAGLFITHSVSEAVYLSTRVIVMSGRPGHIVDEFPVDFPFPRDPDIRFTAEYAELCGKVSHALREGHS from the coding sequence ATGACCATCGCCCCTCCCCCCGTCGCTCCGGCGACCACCACCGATCAGCTCTTGCACTTCGATGACGTCGCCATGACGTTTCCGAACGGCACCACCGCGCTCTCCGGCGTCTCGCTCACCGTCAATCGCGGCGAGTTCGTGACCGTCGTCGGGCCATCCGGATGCGGCAAGTCGACCCTGCTGCGCATCGCGTCGGGCCTCACCCCGGCCACCGAGGGCGTGACCCAGGTCGACACGAGCCGCATCGGCTACGTGTTCCAGGACGCGACGCTGCTGCCCTGGCGCGACGTGCAGTCGAACGTCGAACTGCTCGCCGAATTGAACGGCATCCCGAAGAAGCAGCGCGCGGCCACCGCGAAGGAGGCGATCGATCTGGTGGGCCTCACCGGATTCGAGAAGCACCTGCCGAAGACGCTCTCGGGGGGCATGAAGATGCGCACGAGCCTGGCGCGTTCGCTCACGTTGAAGCCCGAGCTGTTCCTCTTCGACGAACCGTTCGGCGCGCTCGACGAGATCACCCGCGAGCGCCTCAACGACGAACTGATCCGGCTCTTCACCGAGCAGCAGTTCGCGGGCCTGTTCATCACCCACTCGGTCTCCGAGGCGGTTTACCTCTCCACGCGGGTCATCGTGATGTCGGGGCGTCCAGGACACATCGTCGACGAGTTCCCCGTGGACTTCCCCTTCCCACGCGATCCCGACATCCGCTTCACGGCCGAGTACGCCGAACTCTGCGGCAAGGTCTCGCACGCTCTCCGAGAGGGCCACTCATGA
- a CDS encoding amidohydrolase family protein, giving the protein MNALPQQLTRLTGATLPDGRIVDVEITGDTVTAVVPAGTLAPGSAHRPVHAHPSAASDPTTLALDGFLLLTAPAEPHAHLDKALSWDEIEPPMGDLVLAIESWKRYAATMSTESIADRAREQALRMLANGTTAIRCHVDILGAPEPMRGVRALVQVREELRGLLDLELVALAGPTAPSEDVHEALDLGVDLVGGAPHLADDPEADLRRLLALAELRGVGVDMHTDESLDGALTLRTLAEVVRPWHATRPVTAGHCVRLGTLHPAELDDVIAEIVRSDIGIVTLPITNLYLQGWEHPVSTPRGLTAVRSLLDAGVRLGAGADNVRDPFNPVGRSDALETASLLVTAGHLTLDEAYTAVSAGARDVMSLPVAGVEVGARAELLAVRGRSLSDAIANAPADRFVVHAGRLVARSEVTHTIALPHRVSPGATPRTPAPAIEPILETR; this is encoded by the coding sequence ATGAACGCACTCCCCCAGCAGCTCACCCGGTTGACGGGCGCGACCCTTCCTGATGGCCGCATCGTCGACGTCGAGATCACGGGCGACACCGTCACCGCGGTCGTGCCGGCGGGCACCCTCGCGCCGGGCAGTGCGCACCGGCCGGTCCATGCGCATCCGTCGGCCGCGTCCGACCCGACGACCCTCGCTCTTGACGGCTTCCTCCTGCTCACCGCCCCCGCCGAACCGCACGCCCACCTCGACAAGGCACTCTCGTGGGACGAAATCGAACCCCCCATGGGCGATCTGGTGCTCGCCATCGAGTCGTGGAAGCGCTACGCGGCCACGATGTCGACCGAGAGCATCGCCGACCGCGCCCGCGAGCAGGCACTCCGGATGCTCGCCAACGGCACCACGGCCATCCGCTGCCACGTCGACATCCTGGGGGCACCCGAGCCGATGCGCGGGGTGCGCGCGCTGGTGCAGGTGCGCGAGGAACTCCGCGGGCTCCTCGACCTCGAGCTCGTCGCACTCGCCGGACCCACCGCGCCTTCCGAAGACGTGCACGAAGCCCTCGACCTCGGGGTCGATCTGGTCGGAGGCGCACCGCACCTGGCCGACGACCCCGAAGCCGACCTGCGCCGGCTCCTCGCCCTCGCCGAACTCCGCGGCGTGGGAGTCGACATGCACACCGACGAGAGCCTCGACGGCGCGCTCACGCTGCGCACCCTCGCCGAGGTGGTGCGCCCCTGGCACGCCACCCGCCCGGTGACGGCCGGTCACTGCGTGCGGCTGGGCACCCTGCATCCCGCCGAACTCGACGACGTGATCGCCGAGATCGTGCGCAGCGACATCGGCATCGTCACCCTCCCGATCACCAACCTCTACCTGCAGGGCTGGGAGCACCCGGTCTCCACCCCGCGCGGCCTGACCGCGGTGCGGAGCCTGCTCGACGCGGGCGTTCGCCTCGGTGCGGGCGCCGACAACGTGCGCGACCCGTTCAACCCGGTGGGGCGAAGCGACGCCCTCGAGACCGCATCGTTGCTCGTGACGGCCGGGCATCTCACCCTCGACGAGGCCTACACCGCCGTGAGTGCGGGAGCCCGCGACGTGATGAGCCTCCCCGTCGCCGGGGTCGAGGTCGGTGCGCGAGCAGAACTGCTCGCCGTGCGCGGCCGCAGCCTCTCGGATGCGATCGCGAACGCCCCCGCCGACCGCTTCGTCGTGCACGCCGGCCGACTGGTGGCCCGCAGCGAGGTCACCCACACGATCGCGCTGCCCCACCGCGTAAGCCCCGGCGCCACCCCCAGAACCCCCGCACCCGCCATCGAACCCATTCTCGAAACGAGGTGA
- a CDS encoding PDR/VanB family oxidoreductase: MSAVLTEIDAVVTEATQVAEDVVLLELRAADGSSLPPWQPGAHLDVVVQPGVERQYSLCGDPADLSRYHVAVLREPDGRGGSEHLHTHVAAGASLRIRGPLNHFALVPPTAASRYVFVAGGIGITPLVPMIRAVEAVGASWMLEYAGRSLERMPFVDELVREFGERVRVHVPSGPGAAPGSRFDASTLSAGTADAPVTVYACGPARMLAALEQEAAASGWPAGALHLERFEAREVTEPVRQEAFEVELEITGVTLTVPPDRSILEVVEEAGVLVLSSCREGTCGTCETPVVSGEVDHRDSVLTPDEQESNEVMMICVSRAACPRLVLEL, encoded by the coding sequence GTGAGTGCGGTGCTGACCGAGATCGACGCGGTCGTGACGGAGGCGACGCAGGTGGCGGAGGACGTCGTGCTGCTCGAGTTGCGGGCGGCGGATGGGTCGTCGTTGCCCCCCTGGCAGCCCGGCGCGCATCTCGACGTCGTCGTGCAACCCGGGGTCGAGCGGCAGTACTCCCTCTGCGGCGACCCCGCCGACCTCTCGCGCTACCACGTGGCCGTGCTGCGCGAACCCGACGGGCGGGGCGGGTCGGAACACCTGCACACGCACGTCGCGGCGGGCGCGTCATTGCGCATCCGGGGCCCGTTGAACCACTTCGCGCTCGTGCCACCGACCGCGGCCTCGCGCTATGTCTTCGTGGCCGGAGGGATCGGGATCACGCCGCTCGTGCCGATGATCCGGGCGGTCGAAGCCGTCGGCGCGTCGTGGATGCTCGAGTACGCGGGGCGTTCCCTCGAACGGATGCCGTTCGTCGACGAGCTGGTGCGGGAGTTCGGGGAGCGGGTGCGGGTGCATGTGCCGTCGGGGCCTGGGGCTGCGCCCGGTTCCCGCTTCGACGCCTCCACACTTTCGGCGGGCACGGCGGATGCGCCCGTGACGGTCTACGCCTGCGGCCCGGCCCGGATGCTCGCCGCCCTCGAGCAGGAGGCTGCGGCATCCGGATGGCCGGCCGGGGCATTGCACCTGGAGCGGTTCGAGGCGCGTGAGGTGACCGAACCGGTGCGGCAGGAGGCCTTCGAGGTGGAGCTCGAGATCACGGGGGTGACGCTGACGGTGCCGCCGGATCGCTCGATCCTCGAGGTCGTCGAGGAGGCCGGAGTGCTCGTGCTCTCGTCGTGCCGCGAGGGCACCTGCGGCACCTGCGAGACACCCGTCGTCTCGGGCGAGGTCGACCACCGCGACTCGGTGCTCACCCCCGACGAGCAGGAGTCGAACGAGGTCATGATGATCTGCGTGTCGCGCGCGGCCTGCCCGCGCCTGGTGCTGGAGCTGTGA
- a CDS encoding ABC transporter permease: MTTSPPAPPTERTVTRPATVRASKNRATTWLPPILVFLGLIGIWYAVTYVILDEQRRFLMPPPHEVVIAFFDPATFLEIMQALGRTTLVALVGLAFAIVIGVLWAVAMSQAKWVERSLYPYAVVLQCIPILALVPLIGFWFGFEYPARVIVCVMIALFPMVSNTLFGLQSVDPGQRELFQLQRAGRWTILSKLEFPAALPAIFAGMRISAGLAVVGAIVGDFFFRRGEPGLGSLLSTYTARLRSAELFATIFVAALLGVAIFALFGWIGKRVVGRWYDFSAN; this comes from the coding sequence ATGACCACCAGTCCTCCCGCTCCGCCGACGGAGCGCACCGTCACCCGCCCGGCCACGGTGCGCGCGTCGAAGAACCGCGCCACCACCTGGTTGCCGCCGATCCTCGTCTTCCTGGGGCTCATCGGCATCTGGTACGCGGTGACCTACGTCATCCTCGACGAGCAGCGGCGCTTCCTCATGCCGCCGCCGCACGAGGTGGTGATCGCCTTCTTCGACCCGGCGACGTTCCTCGAGATCATGCAGGCGCTCGGACGCACGACGCTCGTCGCCCTGGTGGGGCTCGCCTTCGCCATCGTGATCGGCGTGCTCTGGGCTGTGGCGATGAGCCAGGCGAAGTGGGTGGAACGCTCGCTCTACCCCTACGCGGTGGTGCTGCAGTGCATCCCGATCCTCGCCCTCGTTCCCCTCATCGGATTCTGGTTCGGCTTCGAATATCCGGCCCGCGTGATCGTCTGCGTCATGATCGCGTTGTTCCCGATGGTCTCGAACACCCTCTTCGGCCTGCAATCGGTCGACCCGGGTCAGCGCGAGCTGTTCCAGCTTCAGCGCGCCGGTCGATGGACCATCCTGTCGAAGCTCGAGTTCCCCGCCGCCCTGCCGGCGATCTTCGCCGGGATGCGGATCTCCGCCGGTCTGGCCGTGGTCGGCGCGATCGTCGGCGACTTCTTCTTCCGTCGAGGCGAGCCGGGGCTCGGCTCGCTGCTCAGCACCTACACGGCGCGGTTGAGATCGGCCGAACTGTTCGCCACCATCTTCGTGGCGGCACTGCTGGGCGTCGCGATCTTCGCGCTGTTCGGCTGGATCGGCAAGCGCGTCGTCGGCCGATGGTACGACTTCTCGGCCAACTGA
- a CDS encoding helix-turn-helix domain-containing protein: MSGSVALDEQTERLGARIRSVRQARGLTLVELARLAGLSHPFLSQLERGQARPSMLSLERIARALGSSQIELIAAATDDLIPGAGAARVSLVRKAEGPQGPFGGGSARILVHGDGSFIPMEFRGTNLELGEFYHHAEAEFLHVVAGRVLVDLADDGEFELVPGDSIHYAGGTLHRWCSLGDGEYRLFVVKERRTSS, from the coding sequence GTGTCCGGAAGCGTCGCCCTCGACGAGCAGACCGAACGCCTCGGCGCGCGCATCCGTTCGGTGCGGCAAGCGCGCGGACTCACGCTGGTGGAACTCGCCCGCCTCGCCGGGCTGTCGCATCCGTTCCTCAGCCAGCTCGAACGCGGCCAGGCGCGACCCAGCATGCTCTCTCTCGAACGCATCGCCCGGGCGCTCGGCTCGAGTCAGATCGAATTGATCGCGGCGGCGACGGATGATCTCATCCCCGGAGCGGGTGCGGCCCGGGTGTCGCTGGTGCGGAAGGCCGAAGGTCCGCAGGGGCCGTTCGGCGGCGGTTCCGCGCGCATCCTGGTGCATGGCGACGGATCGTTCATTCCGATGGAGTTCCGCGGTACCAACCTCGAGCTGGGGGAGTTCTACCATCACGCCGAGGCCGAGTTCCTGCACGTCGTGGCGGGCCGGGTGCTCGTCGACCTCGCCGACGACGGCGAGTTCGAGCTGGTGCCGGGCGACTCGATCCACTACGCCGGCGGCACACTCCATCGCTGGTGCTCGCTCGGCGACGGGGAGTACCGCCTGTTCGTGGTGAAGGAGCGGAGGACGTCATCGTGA
- a CDS encoding ABC transporter substrate-binding protein, with protein MRFPRTRLVLAAGLVATTAIALSACSSSSSASDDSTPSADLTIGATDLSGVCPSNVVLQTDWNPEAEHGHLYELLGPDPKIDAANKKVSGPLYSGGEYTGVNVEIRSGGPAIGFQSVTSIMYQDPDIMLGYVSTDEQIQNSADFPTTAVFAPLEKSPLMIMWDPATYPDAKTIKDVTSKGAIVRYFADSTYMEYLKSQGIVPEAQADGSYDGTPANFVADAGKAAQQGFASAEPYIYENEVSDWMKPVDFQLINDTGWDYYQSVMATRTGDLEANADCLKALVPVLQQAEVDYFADPAPVNSLILDLVDQFDTGWVYSQGVADFSVKQMTDLGLVSNGSNDTIGDLDDARMSSFFDKAVPILEKIGATPADGLAVKDIYTNEFIDDSIGLPAK; from the coding sequence ATGCGCTTCCCCCGAACCCGGCTCGTCTTGGCCGCCGGCCTCGTCGCGACCACCGCGATCGCACTCTCAGCGTGTAGCAGCAGCTCGTCGGCGTCCGACGATTCCACCCCCTCGGCCGACCTCACCATCGGCGCCACCGATCTGTCGGGCGTCTGCCCGTCGAACGTGGTGCTGCAGACCGACTGGAACCCGGAGGCCGAGCACGGTCACCTCTACGAATTGCTCGGCCCTGATCCGAAGATCGACGCCGCCAACAAGAAGGTCAGCGGCCCGCTCTACAGCGGCGGCGAGTACACCGGCGTCAACGTCGAGATCCGCTCCGGTGGTCCTGCCATCGGATTCCAGAGCGTCACGTCGATCATGTATCAAGACCCCGACATCATGCTCGGTTATGTCTCCACCGACGAGCAGATCCAGAACTCGGCCGACTTCCCCACCACGGCCGTCTTCGCGCCGCTGGAGAAGAGCCCACTGATGATCATGTGGGACCCGGCGACCTACCCCGACGCCAAGACCATCAAAGACGTCACGAGCAAGGGCGCCATCGTGCGCTACTTCGCCGACTCCACCTACATGGAGTACCTGAAGTCGCAGGGCATCGTGCCCGAGGCCCAGGCCGACGGAAGCTACGACGGCACGCCGGCGAACTTCGTCGCCGACGCCGGCAAGGCAGCCCAGCAGGGCTTCGCCTCGGCCGAGCCCTACATCTACGAGAACGAGGTCTCCGACTGGATGAAGCCGGTCGACTTCCAGCTCATCAACGACACCGGCTGGGACTACTACCAGTCGGTGATGGCCACGCGCACCGGTGACCTCGAGGCCAACGCCGACTGCCTGAAGGCCCTGGTGCCCGTGCTGCAGCAGGCTGAGGTCGACTACTTCGCCGACCCCGCGCCGGTCAACTCGCTCATCCTCGACCTGGTCGACCAGTTCGACACCGGCTGGGTGTACTCGCAGGGCGTCGCCGACTTCTCGGTGAAGCAGATGACCGATCTGGGCCTCGTCTCCAACGGTTCGAACGACACCATCGGCGACCTCGACGACGCACGGATGTCGTCGTTCTTCGACAAGGCCGTGCCGATCCTCGAGAAGATCGGTGCCACTCCGGCCGACGGTCTTGCGGTGAAGGACATTTACACCAACGAATTCATCGACGATTCGATCGGGCTCCCGGCCAAGTAG
- a CDS encoding amidohydrolase family protein — MLIIHDAAHIVIDAATERSADDASRLVVGPTMAGRDTDPADAPGAGDRVDHLDAAGCVVTPGLVNAHHHLLQSAFRTLPGTRGVPMHLWLPTMARAYAAVGIDPELARASALVGVAEGLLNGVTTVADHHLTWPSGSDTVGIARATAGAARELGARLAFVRGSARDDPEEAAESADAIADALVPDARSGVTDDGMLQLAVGPAGVHSDSEATFRLLGEVAERRGLRRRTQANEQVDVAIALEKYGKRPIALLEEWGWLAPDVTLAHLCAVTDDEIALLASRGVTATHAPGCDLPMGWGIAPVAALRAAGIAVGLGTSGGGSNDAGHLLADARLAMQVAPLVGPPIDARSILSMASEGSAIGLGRPELGHLRPGAAADLCVWDVSGVADAGVADPVAGLLWASPGRRPRHVVVGGRVVVRDYELVQHDQRAMAEGLTSLLATRRH, encoded by the coding sequence ATGCTCATCATCCACGACGCCGCCCACATCGTCATCGACGCCGCGACGGAACGGAGTGCGGATGATGCGAGTCGCCTCGTGGTGGGCCCGACGATGGCCGGTCGAGACACCGACCCGGCCGACGCCCCGGGCGCGGGTGACCGCGTCGACCACCTCGATGCCGCCGGCTGCGTGGTGACCCCCGGGCTGGTCAACGCCCACCACCACTTGCTGCAGAGCGCTTTCCGCACCCTGCCGGGCACCCGAGGCGTACCGATGCACCTCTGGCTGCCCACCATGGCCAGGGCATATGCCGCGGTCGGCATCGATCCCGAACTCGCCCGAGCCTCGGCTCTGGTCGGCGTGGCGGAAGGGCTTCTCAACGGCGTCACGACGGTCGCCGACCACCACCTCACCTGGCCCTCGGGCAGCGACACCGTGGGCATCGCGCGCGCGACGGCGGGGGCGGCCCGTGAGCTCGGCGCACGACTCGCCTTCGTGCGGGGCTCGGCGCGCGACGACCCCGAGGAGGCGGCGGAATCGGCCGACGCGATCGCCGATGCGCTGGTTCCGGATGCGCGGAGCGGGGTCACCGACGACGGCATGCTGCAGCTCGCGGTCGGCCCGGCCGGCGTGCACAGCGACAGCGAAGCGACGTTCCGGTTGCTCGGCGAGGTCGCCGAGCGCCGCGGACTCCGGCGCCGCACGCAGGCGAACGAGCAGGTCGACGTCGCGATCGCTCTCGAGAAGTACGGCAAGCGGCCGATCGCGTTGCTCGAGGAGTGGGGCTGGCTGGCGCCCGACGTGACACTCGCACATCTCTGCGCCGTGACCGACGACGAGATCGCCCTGCTCGCCTCCCGCGGCGTCACCGCCACGCACGCCCCCGGCTGCGACCTGCCGATGGGGTGGGGCATCGCGCCGGTGGCGGCGTTGCGCGCGGCCGGCATCGCGGTGGGTCTCGGCACGAGCGGCGGTGGAAGCAACGACGCCGGGCACCTGCTCGCCGATGCACGGCTCGCGATGCAGGTGGCGCCGCTCGTGGGCCCGCCGATCGACGCACGGAGCATCCTGTCGATGGCCTCCGAAGGCTCGGCGATCGGGCTCGGCCGCCCCGAACTCGGGCACCTGCGCCCCGGCGCCGCCGCCGATCTGTGCGTCTGGGACGTGTCGGGGGTGGCCGACGCGGGGGTCGCCGACCCGGTGGCGGGCCTCCTCTGGGCCTCTCCCGGCCGCCGCCCCCGTCACGTGGTGGTGGGTGGCCGCGTCGTGGTGCGCGACTACGAGCTGGTGCAGCACGACCAGCGCGCCATGGCGGAAGGGCTCACCTCCCTCCTCGCCACCCGCCGACACTGA
- a CDS encoding SDR family NAD(P)-dependent oxidoreductase, whose product MSLRPVTDRTATSSRLAGRRIVVTGGARGIGAEIARRSAAEGAEVSVLDRLAEQGSALAGELGCHFVPADLSDPSSTTDALGRAIEALDGIDVLVNNAGILRFSALLDITVEEWDTVFAINTTAMLVTTQVAARSMIAAGTGGKIVNLASMAGKTGGAGQAHYAASKAAVIALTRVTALELGASGITANCICPGYVLTDMGAATRTEEDVAEWSSYSPLGRLADPADVAGVAVFLASADADYMTGQAVNVTGGMVMH is encoded by the coding sequence ATGTCGCTCCGCCCCGTGACCGATCGCACCGCAACGAGCTCCCGGCTCGCCGGTCGGCGCATCGTGGTCACGGGCGGAGCGCGTGGCATCGGGGCCGAGATCGCCCGGCGCTCGGCGGCCGAGGGCGCTGAGGTCAGCGTTCTCGACCGCCTCGCCGAGCAGGGCTCCGCCCTGGCCGGCGAGCTGGGCTGCCACTTCGTTCCGGCCGACCTCAGCGATCCGTCGAGCACCACGGATGCGCTCGGCCGGGCCATCGAGGCGCTCGACGGCATCGACGTGCTCGTCAACAACGCCGGCATCCTGCGTTTCTCAGCACTCCTCGACATCACCGTCGAGGAGTGGGACACCGTGTTCGCCATCAACACCACCGCCATGCTCGTCACCACCCAGGTCGCCGCCCGATCGATGATCGCGGCCGGCACCGGCGGCAAGATCGTGAACCTCGCGAGCATGGCGGGCAAGACCGGAGGCGCGGGTCAGGCCCATTACGCCGCCTCGAAGGCCGCCGTGATCGCGCTCACCCGGGTGACCGCGCTGGAACTCGGCGCATCCGGGATCACGGCCAACTGCATCTGTCCCGGCTATGTGCTCACCGACATGGGCGCGGCCACCCGCACCGAGGAGGACGTCGCCGAGTGGTCGAGTTACTCGCCGCTCGGCCGGCTCGCCGACCCGGCCGACGTCGCCGGAGTCGCCGTCTTCCTCGCTTCCGCCGACGCCGACTACATGACCGGCCAGGCCGTCAACGTCACCGGGGGCATGGTCATGCATTGA